From Actinomycetota bacterium, a single genomic window includes:
- a CDS encoding AI-2E family transporter, translating to MAREDTVKRYKEIAIVTWAIFGVILLLASLFFLISKIRSVFPLVVFTVAIVYILRPIVNFFESKGASRLQAVIITYLIMILVIAPILFYFSLIIAAQVRELINNLPGYVKALMQFVKRYRGALERFQIPP from the coding sequence ATATAAAGAAATAGCCATTGTGACCTGGGCAATTTTTGGTGTGATTTTACTCCTTGCCTCCCTCTTTTTTTTAATATCGAAAATAAGATCGGTTTTTCCCCTAGTCGTTTTCACCGTCGCCATTGTTTACATCTTAAGACCCATTGTGAATTTCTTCGAAAGCAAGGGCGCCTCCAGACTGCAGGCGGTAATAATAACCTACCTTATCATGATCTTGGTTATAGCTCCGATTTTATTTTACTTTAGTCTCATAATTGCAGCTCAAGTCCGTGAACTGATTAACAATCTTCCTGGATATGTCAAGGCTTTAATGCAATTTGTGAAAAGATATCGGGGAGCATTGGAGAGATTTCAAATCCCACCC